GAGAGACACTCCAGTCTATATAACAAaacttgtttgtgttattagtgGTTCAACTGggtttttaagacacatttctCTTTCATAACTATATGCATCTCTGTACAAAAACTATGCATGTACATATGCCTCAAAGTATGTGGTCTGtgttaaataaaacactttaaactTCTATTCTGTTACGTTTTTTTCCTGTTATCCTTATTTTGTTTAGCTATTTCCCGCTTACAGTCACTGCATTTCCAACTTGACATTTTTGAATGCGAGGTGTCAAGTTTTAAACAACTTCTGTGGATATACTGTCTTTTACAAATCCCTGATTTACACTCAAGTCTATCTTCATTCTGCAGGACAGGCAGCCCACAGTAACAGCCCTTGCTTTCAGATGGTTTGCTGGTATCATGGGATGTTGGTAGAACAGGAGCTGTAAACACTTTTGCTACTAACTCTGGAATGACACATTTCTGTACAAAAATGTGAACCTTTTCACACATGGtgtcaaaaaagtcagtgtCAGGCAGTATTCTCTCATTGTGGATTTCCCCTTTGCCTTCTTTCCCTGGTCCCCAGACAGCAAAATCGCAGTAGCTTGCCTGTGTCAGGTGAATTTGAGTCTGCACCTGACAAAAGTACTGATGGTCCCTCTTCAATGAAAGCTTCCCCTCAACCTCTTGGAGACAAAACATGCTGTCCTGTTTGCATTTCTCCATCAAAGTGCTATTCTGAAGGCTGCTGGGTGCCTTTACCTCCAACACACCCATCTCATGGCAGGCACATGTTAGTATGCCATCTGGGGATGCCCCTAACCATGGGTACTGGGGGTTGATGACCAGCCCTGCCTTCTTGACAGTGAGATTGGTGTGGAACTTTTCCATCATCTTGGTGTACTCCTCAACTACTTTTCTCTCGTGTTCAATGCCCCacctaaaaacagaaaaaatgatATACaccttaaatataaaatgacagtAAGAAATTATTACCATAACAATGTACACTTATATCACAGTAACATTACTTTCAGAAGTCCAAATAACATCTTTATTTGCAGATGTGTTATTTATCTTGATCATTTGTATATTACCAGCAAGATGATAAGTGGATGTAAATTACAAAAGTAATGGGGAGAAAAGTTTTTAATATAGCTTTAAAACACTCATCCTTTCACAGCCTGTTTGTCTGAAACTCACATGCAAACCACTTGCATGGCAGTTTGTTTTGAGCTGCACTCTTTTCAGGAGGCAACTCTTTTTCAGGCACCAAAGATTGCTGCCTGAAAAGTGTGCAACTCGAAATGTGTTGCTGTGCTAGTGGTCTGCATGTACAGTAGATTTAAGAAGTGTTTTTGTAAAAGCCTGAATGCTGTGAAAGAAGAGTGTTTTAAGGCTCTATTAAAAAACTTTTGTGCGCATTGCCATGCTTACCCTCCCTGTCACTCTTATGGTTTTGTTATATTTGGGAATTctgattattacatttttgtgtgaagCTTTCATTGAGTGAAAAGTAGATATGAATACCTGAGAGAATgtggtgtgttgttgtttgggTCCTTGAAGGCCACAGGATAGCACAGCTTCTTCAGCAAGGAGACAGCTGGTTTGTCTGGGTCCGTGTGGCAGGCTGTTCGGATGTTTGACGCAGTCACCCTTCCTGCCTTCTGGTCAAACCACATGGCACATTTTGATTGTAGTCTTGTCTCCTTTTGTATGACACGGCACTAAAATTGAATAAGGTTGATTTAAGTTTGTGATatgtgacaaaacaaaacagtgattAATTAAATCTTATTGaaggaaaatgtgaaaaagacaACTTTAATGAattctgtggaaaaaaatgttttctgaacTTGAGCTATCCTATTTACTTGTCCCTGTGATATTCCTGATATGCACGTTTTCAACCATATTTACTGACTGACCTGTTCTTCTGTTATGCTCAACTCTGTAAAGATCTCTTCACTCTTTGCCTGCAGTTCTTGGTGTGACAGTGACCTGTACTGGGGCTTGTACATCTTGTTTAGGGATGCAGGGATGTTCAGCTGCACTGCCCGAGGAATGTACCTCTTTGCATGGCCAGGGACAACAGACAAAATGGAGCTTTTGACAGGTTCCCTTTCAGTGTCTTCTGATACACGTAGCATATTGTACAATGCTGTGCATTCATCTGTGGTTGGAGGTGGAATCTTGGCAGGGGGAAGGTCACCGCAACCATCAGCAGATCTCTTTCTCTGGGCCTTTGTGAAAGCTATCTGGCTCCCTGGTGCATACCCTACTGTCCTTACGGCTGCCATACTAGGCTCATTCCAGGCACAGGCTTCATCTGTGCATGCAGTGCCACTCAGTTTGTTAACAGCTGCTAGCAAAGCGTAGAGTATGGCACCCACATGTGAACACACCTCTCCTAAACCTGCCATACAGGTGCAGTGGCCAAATCGCACCAGTCCCTCCTTCTCCACAACAACCCAGGCTGTCAGTGGCGGCTCATTTAATCTGTAGGAATGGTTTACCTGACATCGAAAAAAGAAGTTTTCAATAGACTTATATGTCATTAGACACTGTGTTAACCATACCAAATGAATACTGCCTGTCACTACTGTCCTACTAACGCTGACTACAGTGACCCTGAAACTAACCACACACGAATCAACGTCAGATAGCTAGCTAAAATTAACTTTAGTTAACTCACCTTTGCTTTGACAATGAAGAATTTCTTGTCCTTCACCTCCCAAACGGCAGCATTATTGACCCATCCAGATCGAAAATACATGTAACTGTCCGTACTTTTGTAGGCTTTCATCCTGGCGACCGTGTAAGGTGAGGGAGTCTCCACAAGATAAATGTAAACATCGCCAAAGTGGAGTTCTGGCAGCGACTTCGCTGTTTTTAGTGAAATAAATACTGCGGCGGGTGCTGTATATGGATCGCAGGTCCCCAAAACCTGTAGTTTGTGCTCGTATCTTCGTTTTTCTGATGTTGATAGATGATCTAAATATTCGTGGCTTTGAACAGATGGAAAGTTGACAGGCTTGTGCTTCCCTGCTACGGATAATTCACTGTGAGCCGCCATCTTGGTCCATTGTTTTGCCCTCCAGTTAGCGGCGCGTGTCACGTGTCTGAAAACTATGAATTGCATGTACatgtcctcaggactggaccctcATCATaactgagaaatttggggcaacTAAATCTAGTCTAAACCCAGAATAAATTAGATCACATGTAAATCATCAATTGAAAATATTATTACCACCATTCATCACATTTCCAACATAAATGTGTCATATTTTAATATGTTAGACTGATCACATGTTTAAGGAAACTCAGGTCCAGGACCAGGTCTTGGACCAGGTCCAGCACCAGGTCTTGGACCAGGTCCAGCACCAGATCTTggaccaggtccaggtccaggtggtTTCCGTCAGTCTGAAGGTTTATTGTTAACTGTTCAGGAATGCGTCTCACGTTAACCACGATGTTTCAGCAGACTGCCAACACCGAAGCATCAGACCAAACTACATTCAGAAAACACCTTATTTAATGTGAAGTTTAGCAGCTGAGTGAATGTGTGAAGGTGTGATGACAATCATGAATGACGTGCTGGAACAGAAAGTCTTTTTTGTTTCTGGTAAATATGGTTCAACCAGTTCTGTTCTGCAGAACACCATACCAAAAATGGCACGCAACAACACACACCTAGACACTAAGTACAcacctacacgcacacacattgttAATTATTGTGTCCATTTCCTGGTGAGATCAGTTTACAGTCGGACTGGTTCAGTTTGCGGCTCATTTTTAGAAACACTTTCAGTCTTTATATGTAAATAAgtctgctttcacatcagggaacTGGACCCGGATCCGAGTCCACTTGTCCCCAAAATCCAGTtcgattgattagtgtgaacgctccgtaccgtacacgggcacggttcgtcgatccgtTCTGTCTGTAGTTCATTTACTTTTGGGACTTTGCTGCTTGTGTTCTTCCTTTGCTTGGATTGTCTTTCTGATTCAACACTAGCAGCTTCATTCATGCTGTCGATGAGTATTTCATCTGTCACCCTCTGATCATCGAGATAAGGCTTAAACTGAAACTTGATATGGTCACTTAACAGCCCAGTACTAACTGACCTCAAGAATTTCTTCTGGATGAGCTCGGAACTGTACTGTTCATCTGGCTCTACTTCTCTTGAAGCAAGTAACAGCCTTTCCTTTAACTCAATTGCCCTAAAGAGGAAGTTTTAAGGAGACTCACGACTGTCTTGTGTTATATTTCCTAGTCTGTGATATAGATGTGTAGAATTGTCTTCTTTGAAGTGTCCCTTTAATATGACCTTTAGCTGGGGGAGGGTAAGGTCACTTTTTATCTCAAGCATATCACGAAGACTCAAACCTGGACTGATTGACTTGACCACAGCCTCCATGACTTCAGCCTCACTGTGTCCTTTACTCAGGCCTTTGTCCATCTGATGCATCAGGTTTGTGTATGAcagtctgtccttctgtccctTTTCCCCTATCTGACCACAGATCTTGAATTCTCTCCTTATTGTCACTTCTGGAAGCCTGTTCACAGCTGGAGGCAACACACTCTGTGGAGCTGAAACTTGGCTTGGAGATGCACTGTTCACTCTTTCACTCAGTCTCCTAACTTCATCCTGCAGCGCTTGACTATTTAGCTGGAGCTGTATTTCTCCTCTAAACTCATTTCTTCAGCCGTTTTCTGGCTATCTTGTGCTATgctctctgtgttttcttcaCTATGAGCATTTCCAGTCTTTTCTATGATTTGCTCAACTATTTTAGCAGTTTTTTTAGATGATGCCTTGCAacgtcctcctcttcatcattaaTCACATCGTCCATGGATTCTGTAATTTGTCTGATCAATGCTCGCCTTGTTGTGACATTTCCCCTCGGGATTTCAGCTGCATCACACACCTCTTTGAGCTGATCCAGCTGCAAAAGCCATAGTCTCTGAGACACAGTCTCAGCCAGCTCCTCCAGATCCATTGTGTTTGATGTAGCTGCGCCCCCGATGACGCGCTCTCCCGTCGACGTCAGTGAAAGGCAATCCCCGTCCACGTTGTCACACTGAGCACGGCGTTGATCATCCCAGCGGTGCCTCCAATATTTGTTGCACACTTTGACACAAAGTGACTTCCAGGCGTGCataagtttaaaaaatatatatttcactctttttctggaagcacagaaacacagcacaaTAGCATTGCGCGGCTACATACTGCCGATACGTCTGCTGAATGACGCGCTATAAACATTCACGTTCGCTATGAACATGcaataaacataaaatgtctGCTTCCTGTATAATCTTCAAAACACATTAACCCTGACAACATTCTGCACACTCACAACTTATATCCTAGCAGGCCCCTGTTGGTTACACTACGAATGTCCTCATTAGCAAACGGCTAGCACTATTTCACACAACAttgtagggacctgccatttcgggtggcagacacagtgaactgtctcAGGATCCTTACCATTGGTCAGTGGACCAAGCTCAGCTCAATCTCCATTGGCCACTCTAACATTCGCACCtaggtgtgaaaatcacacagaacaaaaccagaggaatttctttgttcctcctctttcgtcttcacctcctcacccaAGCTGACCAGCTGCTGGAGGTGAGCCACAGCTCTCTTCCTGCTCTCCAGACcggaagcagctctgctctctgattctatgttctgttaggaaacagccatagcAACAAAAGGAACCAAAGGCGGAAGACGCGAGCGCCCGCCTTCTCacagttagcaccaagctaaccaaactaacagcaaagacgacctctttgacttgtGTGGTATGTCTAatgcaagacttgaaaatataccacacttggaaccacaacttcaacacatggaattacaaaccctgttcttccatggggtaacgtactgggccttagcattagcaatcgcacatggCTAGGCAAGACAGttaaactttgatttctagaatgtacctgtattaatatgtttaatgttattcattgagtttgacggtggtgatttatctgtatttgatttttgggtaactggcttcgccatatctgatgtgtttagtttatgcttcacatagacaaggtcttgcatgcaaactaaccatcttttctaacccactgcacatctaacacacataaagatcacatacacaaactgtgaattagttaaacataaacatacagcttcagataatcttaaccccacatcacccccccccccccccttgtcCTTattctcagaagaacaaagaggtcacgtgatgacatgctggcggccatctttgattccgccatctttgtagttttacagtgctcgccattttgtttgtaggccattcagacattttgaaacaagacgccatcttgtttccccccctctctctctctctctctctcacacacacacacactgtgtttggtttgtttagtttagttatttggttagattaatattgtgtttcaaccctttattatcttgtaaataaatgtttgtggaatatacatgctggtctgtttaatattgtacaagagtgaataatgccaaccgctgctatgtcaagaactctgatatccttcaacctttactatctatttttgTTATagctattaatttaattattaatcaacgttccaaattgatagttcaGTATATTTAATGAGACTTATCTATGAGACTACATTTATGTGCTatcattttctctttgtttcaaagagtggtgcccagaggatgatttcatataaataaacacaaaagtgccaggaccccaacggtgtcctggcacgaagtgcaaggaaacctattgtttttctaaggattattctttttctgccaggAGATTGCCTTTTtgggaccttagccatccccaaaaactccccaaaagtggaatatgcgtcagaactggtgggaaattcaatgttctggagtgacccGGCTCGGGTGTGTCCAGGGGgcgagatagcgccccctaatgtaggcagtttttcagagaaagtttcttcgatcgtcacgaaattcaagtatgtcattgctcacatcctcatacctggattaaatatttttgagattttttcggcaaacaggaagtcagcgatcttggacttcctgcgttttttcaaaatttacaaacacatgtttgaggactttaggatgcacaaaaattcatgaaactttacacgcacatccaaactcgTAATTTCTTCGATTTAGGGGTGAAATTTTGCGTGGGCGTGGCATGTCGCCTCTCTAGcacccccttatgtcttttagcCTTTGAACATGTCTTTGACACCCTTGGTatactcgaaaactcatgaaacttggcaAAACGATGGACACCCGTAAACTTTACGTGAATATACAGCGATTGGGCTTAGCgtgtttagccggctctatagcgccccctaccgCGTGGCAGGCTGTGATTTGGACAAAATtaatccgatattcatgaaatttggtatgcatatcccactcattcTTGGAAACATATTCCTAATTGGGTTTCATTTGCTCCGCCCAtccggaagtcggccatattgaattttgtgtttttcatgtaatttatgtattttatgcatacttttatgaactcctcctagagatttaacccgatcaacttcaaatttggtcagtagtatcttaagacctttgtgatgaaaagttgaTCAAATCGTGAGTTTTCAGCTCGGTGCGCTGCTCGGCTGCGCACTGCGTCTCAGTATGCTCCGTTTGctctatgttttgttttttgtttttgtttaattgctGTCTAAATTGTTGCGTCTGTAAGAACTGTCCCTGTGTAAAGTGTAAGATGATGACTGCCCTGAAAACTACGCTTCTGATTCTGTGGATTATTGGCCTCCGTGGACAATGTTTGTCGGTGCAATTTTCAACCGCACACCTGAGTGGCAACATGGACAGGTGTGGCGAGGAGCCGTGCCTCGCACGCTCGTACAGTCGAGAGACTTTGCTGGAGCTACAACCCGAGCTGACACGGGAGATGACATCAAGCCACGTCTACCATTCGATGCTGGATAACATCCCTCAGGAGCTGATCAGAACGAATAGGAAAAAGAAACGAGGAAAAAGAGGGGGTATTCGGAACCGACTACGGCGGAGATTCAATCGGCCACCTCTTCCGTCTATTGTTCTTACAAACCTGCGCTCGCTGAGCAATAAAGTGGATGCGATACGGACATACACAAGGTACTGTAACGAATTTCGTGAGGCATCATTGTTATGCTTCACGGAAAGCTGGCTACAAGCTACAATGCCCGACTCTCTCTTTGAAGTCCCAGGATTCACCCTTGTGCGGGCAGACAGGGATGTGGACTCTGGAAAAACTCGGGGAGGCGGTATTTGCGTGTACATAAATGATCTATGGTGCAGATCGCACTCAGTTAAATATAAGATCTGTGATCCCAATGTAGAAATTCTCGGCATGACGTTACGACCTTTTTATTTACCTAGAGAGTTTGGATGTAtactgctgtttgttgtgtacgCGCCTCCCAGCGGCAAAGCGGCACAGGCGGCCAGCACCATAGCTAACTGTGTTCATGAGCTACAACTCAGCCACCCCGATGCACCGGCTATAGTGGTGGGGGACTTGAACCAGTGCCACTtggagactgtgttacctgggttcGAACAGTATGTTAAGGACCAGACAAGAAAAGACAATATCCTGGACAAGTGTTTTGTAAACGTTAAAGGTGCCTATGTTTCCAAGTGTAGGCCACCCATATTAAATTCCGATCATAACGTTGTGCACATGATCCCAGTGTATAAGACCAAACTCAAGCAAAGTAAACCTGAAAAGAAAGTGATAAGGACATGGACAAATGAAAGTAGGGAGCAACTGAAAGCCTGTTTTGATTGGACAAATTGGGAAATCTTTCAGGAGGGATCACTAGAAGAAATGACTACTGTTACAAAtgattatatacatttttgtgtACAGCTGGTTGTCCCCACAAAGGAGATTAAAATCTatccaaataataaatcatatgtgACCAGGGACATAATACAAGTAATAAATACAAGGAAAGTGGctttcaaaaacaaagattatgGAGCACTTAAACAGACAGGAAAAGAGCTCAAAATCAAATTGAGGAAAGCAAAACTGGCACACAGACAGCTTCTGGAAGATGCCTTTAAAGCTAATAACTCTAAAAAGGTGTGGGATAATCTATGACAGGAATGTCATCTCCAACTAAACCTATTGTGACAGATAATGAATTTTGCTTTGCCAACGACCTAAACACTTTCTTTACCAGATTTGAATCACTAGATAATTCTGATAAGTGCACTGAAATACTTAAAACTATTATACCAACTACCTCAGACAGAATTGTCATCACTGTCGAAGATGTTAGGAAAAGTTTTCGGTGTACAAATTCCAAGAAAGCTGCTGGACCGGATGAATGCAGCGCTTTCCTTCTGAAGAACTTTGCAACCGAGCTGGCACCAGTCTTTCAGGCTTCTGTAGACACGCACACTGTACCTCTGTCATGGAAAACTGCGCACATAAAACCTTTACCCAAAATACCATGttcctattgttattcataacgaaaaaatcctgcaggtattttcatataaatatttgggagtaatgattgatcatctgttatcttggaaagaccacattgaatttgtctgtaaaaagacaaaacaaagaatttactttctccgccgcctcaggtcttttggggcgagtaaacaaattcttctattgttttttacttctgtgattatgagtgtcctgcagtattgttatactacatggtacaagaatttgtcaactactttaaagtcaaaactgctccaccaaatgaaaatctgctcaaagacagtaggtcaaccccttgagaaactctatgaatcagcctatcataataacatcgtaaggctggctaacaacatcgtctctaaccccaatcatgttttgaacagtgaatatcaactgttaccatcgaatcggagatacagggttccacgatttaataaggttagactgaagcactcttttttgcatcagtcaatccttaaactaaatatggagcctaatcccagatcaaatgtgcgttaaagggccctgaatattgtcttctgtgattgtaatgtt
This Sebastes fasciatus isolate fSebFas1 chromosome 17, fSebFas1.pri, whole genome shotgun sequence DNA region includes the following protein-coding sequences:
- the LOC141754918 gene encoding uncharacterized protein LOC141754918; the encoded protein is MKAYKSTDSYMYFRSGWVNNAAVWEVKDKKFFIVKAKCRVIQKETRLQSKCAMWFDQKAGRVTASNIRTACHTDPDKPAVSLLKKLCYPVAFKDPNNNTPHSLRWGIEHERKVVEEYTKMMEKFHTNLTVKKAGLVINPQYPWLGASPDGILTCACHEMGVLEVKAPSSLQNSTLMEKCKQDSMFCLQEVEGKLSLKRDHQYFCQVQTQIHLTQASYCDFAVWGPGKEGKGEIHNERILPDTDFFDTMCEKVHIFVQKCVIPELVAKVFTAPVLPTSHDTSKPSESKGCYCGLPVLQNEDRLECKSGICKRQYIHRSCLKLDTSHSKMSSWKCSDCKREIAKQNKDNRKKT